One genomic window of Branchiostoma lanceolatum isolate klBraLanc5 chromosome 5, klBraLanc5.hap2, whole genome shotgun sequence includes the following:
- the LOC136434950 gene encoding uridylate-specific endoribonuclease D-like: MSRIQALLAVLLIARHVEGSCYGRCGEDYNAANSCHCNSRCQEFNNCCSDYNNICPNWGNSCANGRCGELMNTAYSCQCNDQCTQYGDCCTDYGAQCQGDGGNVVEPVAPGTGGATCATSTGSSVSSTELSCLAQLLWDSDVNRASGSQYALNLQGQIAQSAVSQHRDLASAKLFTFMDEATLLTRDTYSAYVALFDNYVASTGTNEAVTSAETAEINAFINAIQGTDVIIKLHEFLAYKGLASSNLATFMADLREMWFGLYSRSSGAAMDSSGFEHVFLGEFKSGRVSGFHNWITMYLLERDGQADYHGYIWDKQPGILAAQLKWGSLYKDLGSMFYGTSPEFDLAMYTMCYVTSPDSLCRFNMAGVSVAIQTWSWANSSYGGGKRYLASAYAA, encoded by the exons ATGTCGCGCATCCAAGCTCTTCTGGCGGTCCTCCTCATAGCACGACATGTCGAAG GTTCGTGCTACGGACGGTGTGGTGAGGACTACAACGCCGCAAACTCGTGCCACTGCAACTCGCGCTGTCAGGAGTTCAACAACTGCTGCAGCGACTACAACAACATCTGTCCAA ACTGGGGAAACTCCTGTGCCAATGGCCGCTGTGGGGAGCTGATGAACACCGCCTACTCCTGCCAGTGTAACGACCAGTGTACCCAGTATGGGGACTGCTGTACTGACTACGGTGCCCAGTGTCAAG GAGATGGAGGGAACGTAGTCGAGCCGGTAGCCCCCGGCACCGGCGGCGCCACATGCGCAACAAGTACCGGCTCATCCGTCAGCAGCACTGAACTGTCGTGTCTTGCGCAG CTGCTCTGGGACAGCGACGTGAACCGTGCCTCCGGAAGCCAGTACGCGCTCAACCTGCAGGGTCAGATCGCACAGAGCGCCGTCAGTCAACACAGGGACCTGGCCAGTGCCAA ACTTTTCACGTTCATGGACGAAGCTACACTACTTACCAGGGACACGTACAGCGCATACGTAGCGCTCTTCGACAACTACGTGGCCTCAACGGGAACGAATGAAGCGGTGACGTCAGCAGAGACAGCTGAGATCAATGCCTTCATCAACGCCATCCAAGGCACTGACGTCATCATCAAGCTACACGAGTTCCTGGCATACAAGG GTCTGGCAAGTTCCAACTTGGCCACGTTCATGGCCGACCTGAGGGAGATGTGGTTCGGGCTGTACTCGCGGTCCAGCGGAGCCGCCATGGATTCTAGTGGCTTCGAACACGTGTTTCTGGGCGAGTTTAAAAGCGGCAGG GTCTCGGGATTCCACAACTGGATCACCATGTACCTGTTAGAGAGAGACGGACAGGCCGACTATCATGGCTATATTTGGGACAAGCAG CCTGGCATCCTGGCCGCCCAACTGAAGTGGGGCTCCCTGTACAAGGACCTGGGGTCCATGTTCTACGGCACCAGTCCGGAGTTTGACCTGGCCATGTACACCATGTGCTACGTCACCTCTCCAGACAGCCTTTGCCGTTTCAACATGGCGGGCGTGTCCGTGGCCATCCAGACCTGGAGCTGGGCTAACTCCAGCTATGGCGGCGGAAAGCGTTACCTGGCGTCCGCCTATGCCGCCTGA